One Lasioglossum baleicum chromosome 6, iyLasBale1, whole genome shotgun sequence genomic window carries:
- the Tefu gene encoding serine/threonine-protein kinase tefu isoform X3 yields the protein MLCCTLYLFKVVFKMSKYSERIQEILKTASGKKVLDKKKCVLDLLELYENQEALNEICINSEQNVQGVINWSYIIHTVHKVVLNETDRHASKDSYGRAIIIERQNTCLLMRKTVQYANSYKIPLLKCSDIIPLILQILGTSIYEYYHETYMHILVLYVLPLRTYHVKMLPEQWQELLKICILLYKNVSSIVNKRTTLEALQMIAHYGCLYSDLLPNLKETPPFLETVFLDVKTNQEILAESAYKLAHTVCRQIAIECRHNLCQFSENVLPNIISLKSSIEKYKLLLLFNQIHHPKGICKVDDGAYASNWEKWCAILKSMYLMILKDLKADVLPKSFTYLASEVFKQILENTDIVIERTSLDESDCINVVKKRRIASKMDGLIDIISGNNSEEAWPRIQILTVLLKKYPECLKSHDLAEFLKILVNLLTQSCKEEIIMDNLYDLCAILLTNEKILSTTCIENSNIYWDKIWDILLRSLNVNQNEISTHKLTQLFIINNKITKPNVLLRLYLTNVIKWSVMSLRTLIILCKYLSLPSDITMFNINTCSPTMNSDSVRLCLLKWALNIPWHKLATEIVIDELCLLLISITSKSKYEKQIEFKENSTNNSCDCLNNEELSYEEIENAYLLLKYKTNLFIDKEKDDIHCDIKLNEKILYMQDIVTSLQVQLCNTLDEGSGNDDIYIRIIKIAIVAKVISMMKQLNMINNDEIFLQQTMKTHLNSVYTLLANIDPSKSKYTYLCNVTKALNILYGTLYDTEISKIIILSSTPEMLRNTFSLMNIEDNEIADYETTKDYYENYSSFQIKRRALDQNIQEKWCNFCDKGTIRIQTSKALALFCCMNVGEEKCEIQRKLMDNLLKIDMYDLSRTFNFKMAVTVLESLLNYDKQNLSKNHGETPLKDVLALYQECREDETAVRYIFNILPYFLRYAVDYNFYLDDLINIISQQNRHKKKYGFRVHIEITKCILRIIHISPTLLYYIVPNEVDHMMPIMDSILSSLTNSLFIVQLEAIKCIREIYLSKKIDFKWKEILFMQIENSINKLVISSQSMCVDESETRIAGALLGLIAIVFSNGTFQCRALLTMLHFIMDKKIDIQIIPRALGTITNQIRYISLIEDNLSYLITCWYNSRYSSESFPWQLVQCSSEEQFYETHINMLAFIKFQSFKLSNVASLCNYVTLSFQQIIENIFPQVIPWLLYCINEDDDSGKKKLAGKIFHKLISNQDEFLEVKKFSSLFNDKFEETLIYLFERLHDENYLKEMLNVQISFAMSNPPHFKHETVKMCLKYMEENFFTEEMSVQYVLAHSCPNVLQKLLLHLNSNIYRQKFVEHKVKAFHQYMFFCTLIVQELQQDYFNTLSMYIIKDISYSLLHIIKGHDGVLLEIASKYFYEFVKQVLPTRHEEIKEILSFTVMTLIPVAQAGKGSVTLEILKFLLIEQKDKLSDAIEKLNSFPNVPIFHEIRNVHNALKYKSEKTYTLEEEIQHFLNSLIDKNINYSIEDILHLRQQLSTRKEEFQVLYNRLETLRGFSEDCASSMLHQLIYKLIKLTASSDINVSIEASKCLGEIGPNDLTSMILYLEKSHVNESSDLIEILTYKIIIKMIELLFQSDVELRKVSADVLYALLSSFWGQKLLNTRYKERYSKLTLPLNYIKPFITNKSPKPTKITLNTAKLSNILNPQNSIWSIETNGSYANWISEITCQILQCFTEFYSEKLFSVCALSIDVCEIILPRVIFLIIHIDKKYTPAMCSCINKFFYYNFDFTIQNVATSATCKTANCDRQIVHCMLNIVNYIRIQVADSGCLQLNYMYIAKAAQYCAAFFTAILYAEISCENILNDHNNFTNISKIDYVYELVPEQGKVIQSILRDTYAKIGDSDAIRGTGSSHLQDHSTRIQHYLAQDVELSFGNMSVNKEIAYGPHQSGFQNLLDNMIYAMSTHNEKVDEDIQYECAWRLGNWNFSVINQAQSDCKLKSQIVESDYHFYHYQALKYFHEGNEIGIQNAIGNARISIVKALKNISLESSKTVYEKLMQLQLIREIEELSSAKPDEHEKVLQKWQQQDISNFNELQYIEPILTQRTIMYQINNALVDSVQMKDALYNTYLNILKIAADKENLRIATRSLAALAKQTDLPPKVQDQMLYQESLLARLRNDLEIGRFLLRNLMHKDTLDTNLRAQVLRVYGDWMAETKSENPQTVIEEYYMKSVDASTSINEQTADSIKNLHNTQVALARFADVQYEQICAHMKSPQFESLKECITSTEEVSALSMSKDKDVRRAFILNHKQNINDAAELKHIQKERDNYLTLALQCIL from the exons ATGCTGTGTTGTACGTTGTACTTGTTCAAAGTTGTGTTTAAAATGTCAAAGTATTCAGAAAGAATTcaggaaatattaaaaactgCAAGTGGTAAGAAAGTTCTAGACAAAAAA AAGTGTGTGCTTGATTTGTTAGAGTTATATGAAAATCAAGAAGCGCTAAACGAGATATGTATTAATTCAGAACAAAATGTACAAGGTGTTATAAACTGGTCATATATAATCCATACAGTTCATAAAGTTGTATTGAAT GAAACAGATAGACATGCTTCTAAGGATTCTTATGGCAGAGCAATAATTATTGAAAGACAAAACACATGTCTGCTTATGAGGAAAACAGTTCAATATGCGAACTCTTATAAAATACCACTTCTGAAGTGCTCGGATATAATACCATTAATTTTGCAAATACTAGGAACAAGTATATATGAATATTACCATGAAACTTACATGCACATATTGGTATTGTATGTACTGCCACTTAGAACATATCACGTGAAGATGTTACCTGAACAGTGGCAAGAGTTATTGAAGATATGTATTCTATTATATAAGAATGTATCTTCAATTGTAAATAAACGTACTACTTTAGAAGCATTACAAATGATTGCACATTATGGTTGTTTATACTCGGATCTTCTACCAAACTTGAAAGAAACACCGCCATTTTTAG aaactgtatttcttgatgtaaaaacaaatcaAGAAATCTTGGCAGAATCAGCTTATAAGCTTGCGCATACAGTATGTCGACAAATTGCAATAGAATGTAGACATAATCTTTGCCAATTTAGCGAGAATGTCTTACCAAATATAATTAGTTTAAAAAGTTCTATAGAAAAGTATAAACTTTTACTGCTTTTTAATCAAATTCACCATCCCAAAGGAATATGTAAAGTCGATGATGGTGCTTATGCTAGTAACTGGGAAAAGTGGTGTGCAATACTTAAAAGTATGTATTTAATGATATTAAAAGATTTGAAAGCAGACGTGCTTCCAAAAAGTTTTACTTATCTTGCGAGCGAag tttTCAAACAAATATTAGAAAATACAGACATTGTTATTGAAAGAACATCACTCGATGAATCTGACTGTATTAATGtagtaaaaaaaagaagaattgcCAGTAAAATGGATGGACTAATTGACATAATTAGTGGTAATAACAGTGAAGAAGCATGGCCAAGAATACAGATATTAACAGTATTACTTAAAAAATATCCTGAATGTTTGAAATCTCACGATCTTGCagaattcttaaaaattttagTAAATCTTCTTACACAGTCCTGTAAAGAAGAAATTATCATGGATAATTTATATGATTTATGTGCCATTCTattaacaaatgaaaaaatattatcTACCACGTGTATAGAGAACTCAAATATATATTGGGATAAAATATGGGATATTTTATTGAG GTCTCTTAATGTGAATCAAAACGAGATATCAACTCATAAACTTACACAACTCTTcatcataaataataaaataacaaagccAAATGTGCTCTTGAGACTTTATCTTACAAATGTTATCAAATGGTCAGTTATGAGTCTTCGTACATTAATAATACTTTGCAAATATCTATCATTACCATCTGATATAACAATGTTTAACATAAATACATGTTCTCCAACAATGAATTCAGATTCTGTGAGATTATGTCTATTAAAATGGGCATTGAATATACCCTGGCATAAACTGGCCACAGAAATAGTAATTGATGAGTTGTGTTTGTTACTGATTAGTATTACATCAAAATCGAAGTATGAAAAACAGATCgaatttaaagaaaatagtacgaACAATTCATGTGATTGTTTAAATAATGAGGAACTATCttacgaagaaattgaaaatgccTACCTACTATTAAAATACAAAACAAATTTGTTCATTGACAAAGAAAAAGATGATATTCATTGTGatataaaattgaatgaaaagatattgtatatgcaaGATATTGTAACTTCTTTGCAAGTTCAGTTATGTAACACATTAGACGAAGGTAGTGGTAATGATGACATATACataagaataataaaaattgctataGTAGCAAAAGTAATATCAATGATGAAACAGTTGAATATGATAAATAATGATGAgatatttcttcagcaaacaaTGAAAACACATCTAAACTCTGTTTATACTTTATTGGCGAACATAGATCCATCAAAAAGTAAATATACGTATCTGTGTAATGTCACAAAAGCACTTAATATATTGTATGGAACATTATACGATACAGAAATCTCAAAGATAATCATTTTATCTTCAACACCAGAGATGTTAAGAAATACATTTAGTTTAATGAATATTGAAGATAACGAAATTGCTGATTATGAGACAACTAAGGATTACTATGAAAATTATAGCTCTTTTCAAATTAAACGGAGAGCTTTAGATCAAAATATACAGGAAAAATGGTGTAATTTCTGCGACAAAGGCACAATTAGAATACAAACATCGAAAGCTTTAGCATTATTTTGTTGTATGAACGTGGGAGAAGAAAAATGTGAAATTCAAAGAAAACTCATGGACAATTTGCTCAAAATAGATATGTATGATTTGTCTCgtacatttaattttaaaatggcTGTTACAGTTTTAGAATCACTGTTAAACTACGACaaacaaaatttgtcaaaaaaTCACGGAGAAACACCATTGAAAGATGTATTGGCATTATATCAGGAATGTCGGGAAGATGAAACTGCTGTtcgttatatattcaatattttaccATACTTTCTCAGGTATGCTgtagattataatttttatttagacgATTTAATAAACATCATTTCACAACAGAATCGACATAAAAAGAAATATGGTTTTCGTGTTCATATAGAAATTACCAAATGCATTTTAAGAATTATTCATATCAGTCCCACGCTTCTTTATTATATAGTACCTAATGAGGTCGATCATATGATGCCAATAATGGACAGTATTTTATCATCGCTTACCAATTCTTTGTTTATCGTGCAGTTAGAAGCAATCAAATGTATACGAGAAATAtacctttcgaaaaaaattgatttcaaatGGAAAGAGATATTGTTTATGCAAATAGAAAACTCGATAAATAAGTTAGTAATTAGTAGTCAGAGCATGTGTGTTGACGAAAGCGAAACTAGAATAGCAGGCGCACTTTTGGGACTAATAGCAATAGTATTTAGTAATGGAACATTTCAATGCCGTGCTTTATTGACAATGTTACATTTTATTATGGACAAAAAAATAGACATTCAGATAATACCAAGGGCATTAGGTACTATAACAAACCAAATAAGATACATAAGTCTCATCGAAGATAATTTaagttatttaataacatgttggTACAATTCAAGATATTCATCAGAGTCATTTCCATGGCAGTTAGTGCAATGTAGTTCGGAAGAGCAATTTTATGAGACACATATTAATATGCTtgcatttattaaatttcaaagtttCAAGCTATCTAATGTTGCATCGCTTTGTAATTATGTTACATTATCATTCCaacaaattattgaaaatatttttccacaAGTAATACCTTGGCTTTTATACTGTATCAACGAAGACGATGACAgtggtaaaaaaaaattagcaggtaaaatatttcataaGCTAATTTCAAATCAAGATGAATTTCTTGAAGTTAAAAAGTTTTCTAGTTTATTTAatgacaaatttgaagaaacatTAATTTATCTTTTTGAAAGATTGCATGACGAAAATTACCTTAAAGAAATGTTAAATGTACAAATTTCATTTGCAATGTCGAATCCGCCACATTTTAAACATGAAACAGTTAAGATGTGCTTAAAATATATGGAAGAAAACTTTTTCACCGAAGAAATGTCTGTACAATACGTTTTGGCACATAGTTGTCCAAATGTATTGCAAAAACTATTGTTACATTTAAATAGCAATATTTATAGACAGAAATTTGTAGAACATAAAGTAAAAGCTTTTCATCAGTATATGTTCTTCTGCACACTAATTGTTCAAGAACTGCAACAAGATTATTTCAATACACTTTCGATGTATATAATAAAGGATATTAGTTATAGTTTACTTCATATAATTAAAGGCCATGATGGTGTTCTTCTTGAAATAGCAAgcaaatatttttatgaattcGTGAAACAGGTATTGCCTACAAGACACGAGGAAATCAAAGAAATTTTGAGTTTCACTGTTATGACTCTAATTCCCGTTGCACAGGCAGGAAAAGGATCAGTAACTTTGGAAATACTCAAGTTTTTATTAATTGAACAAAAAGATAAGTTAAGTGATGCAATAGAAAAGTTAAATTCATTTCCAAATGTTCCTATTTTTCATGAAATCCGGAATGTGCATAATGCATTGAAATATAAATCTGAGAAAACATATACTTTGGAGgaagaaatacaacattttctgAACTCTTTGATCGACAAAAACATAAATTATAGTATAGAAGACATTTTACATTTACGACAACAATTGTCCACGAGGAAAGAGGAATTCCAAGTATTGTATAATAGACTTGAAACATTGCGTGGATTTTCTGAAGATTGTGCCTCGAGTATGTTGCATCAATTAATATATAAACTTATCAAATTAACAGCATCCTCTGACATAAATGTTTCGATTGAAGCATCAAAATGTTTAGGTGAGATAGGTCCGAATGATTTAACATCAATGATATTATATTTAGAGAAAAGCCATGTGAATGAAAGTTCTGATTTAATAGAGATActaacatataaaataataattaaaatgattgaattattatttcaaagTGATGTAGAACTAAGAAAAGTTAGTGCTGATGTACTTTATGCTCTATTGTCATCTTTTTGGGGACAAAAATTGTTAAATACAAGGTATAAAGAACGCTACTCTAAATTAACGCTACCTCTAAATTATATTAAACCGTTTATAACTAACAAAAGTCCAAAACCAACAAAAATTACTTTAAATACTGCAAAATTGAGTAACATTTTAAACCCTCAAAATAGTATTTGGTCAATTGAAACTAATGGCTCGTATGCTAATTGGATTTCAGAAATAACATGTCAAATTCTACAATGTTTTACAGAATTCTATTCAGAAAAATTGTTCTCAGTTTGTGCATTAAGCATTGATGTTTGCGAAATAATTTTACCGAGAgttattttcttaataattcaTATTGATAAAAAGTACACACCTGCTATGTgttcttgtataaataaatttttttactaCAACTTTGACTTCACAATACAAAATGTAGCTACCAGTGCAACTTGTAAAACAGCAAATTGTGACCGTCAAATCGTCCATTGTAtgttaaatattgtaaattatatAAGAATACAAGTTGCCGATAGTGGTTGTTTACAGTTGAATTACATGTATATTGCAAAAGCGGCACAATATTGTGCAGCTTTCTTTACTGCAATATTGTATGCAGAAATTTCttgtgaaaatattttgaacGATCATAATAATTTCACTaacatttcaaaaattgattatGTCTACGAATTGGTACCTGAACAAGGAAAAGTGATACAAAGTATACTCAGAGACACATATGCAAAAATAGGTGATTCCGATGCCATTCGTGGCACCGGATCTTCACATTTACAAGACCATTCGACTCGTATACAACATTATCTGGCACAAGATGTTGAGCTTTCTTTTGGAAATATGTCAGTGAACAAAG AAATAGCTTATGGGCCCCATCAATCTGGTTTTCAAAATTTACTTGACAATATGATATATGCCATGTCCACACATAATGAAAAAGTAGATGAAGATATCCAATACGAATGTGCGTGGAGACTCGGCAATTGGAATTTCTCTGTAATAAACCAGGCACAAAGtgattgtaaattaaaatcacAAATAGTTGAATCTGATTATCATTTTTACCATTATCAAGCATTAAAGTACTTTCATGAAGGTaacgaaataggtatacaaaatgCAATTGGAAATGCTCGTATCAGTATCGTCAAAGCCCTTAAGAATATTAGTTTAG AAAGCAGCAAAACTGTATATGAAAAATTAATGCAGTTACAATTAATtcgtgaaattgaagagttaagTTCAGCAAAACCAGACGAACATGAAAAAGTATTGCAAAAATGGCAACAACAAGACATATCAAATTTTAATGAACTGCAATATATTGAACCCATATTAACTCAAAGAACAATTATGTATCAGATAAATAATGCTTTAGTTGATAGCGTGCAGATGAAGGATGCACTTTACAATACAtacttaaatatattaaaaatagcgGCGGATAAAGAAAATTTACGTATTGCTACACGTTCGCTAG CTGCACTAGCGAAACAAACAGACCTGCCCCCAAAAGTTCAAGATCAAATGCTTTATCAAGAATCTCTGTTAGCACGTCTTAGAAATGATTTGGAAATTGGACGATTTCTTTTACGTAATTTAATGCACAAGGATACCTTAGATACAAATCTACGAGCTCAGGTGCTGAGAGTTTACGGTGACTGGATGGCTGAAACAAAATCGGAGAATCCTCAG acTGTAATAGAAGAATATTACATGAAATCTGTAGATGCGAGCACTTCTATCAATGAACAAACTGCTGATAGCATTAAGAATTTACATAATACACAAGTAGCATTAGCACGATTCGCTGATGTTCAATATGAACAGATATGCGCCCATATGAAATCTCCTCAATTTGAAAGTCTTAAAGAATGCATTACGTCTACGGAAGAAGTCAGTGCGTTGTCGATGAGTAAGGACAAAGATGTTAGAAGAGCGTTTATTCTAAATCACAAACAAAATATAAATGATGCTGCAGAACTAAAGCATATACAGAAAGAAAGAGATAATTATTTAACTTTAGCATTACA ATGCATTCTCTGA